From a single Bacillus gobiensis genomic region:
- a CDS encoding DUF5365 family protein: MKVVIAATEEQQKYIEEMISKFYSHIFTRSYTANEIAAFKKQGVLNLSESQYNGTMDEALQIISCLQTIYILLEENCEPQNSNELDLHRLEWNFNKLRSFGLQFPYSSESIHSGKQHIH; this comes from the coding sequence ATGAAGGTTGTAATCGCTGCGACAGAAGAGCAGCAAAAATACATTGAGGAAATGATAAGCAAGTTCTATTCACATATATTCACACGTAGCTACACGGCTAATGAAATAGCTGCATTTAAAAAGCAAGGGGTGCTCAATTTATCGGAAAGCCAGTATAATGGAACAATGGATGAGGCTTTGCAAATCATCTCTTGCCTGCAAACAATTTATATTTTGCTCGAAGAAAACTGCGAACCGCAAAATTCAAATGAGCTTGACCTCCATCGGTTGGAGTGGAATTTCAACAAGCTTCGGTCCTTTGGATTACAATTTCCATATTCCAGTGAAAGCATACATAGCGGAAAACAGCATATTCATTAA